Within Streptomyces albofaciens JCM 4342, the genomic segment CCAGCAGTGGTGGAGCGGCATGGGCAACGACCTGAAGAACACCCTCACCCGCTCCGTGGACCTCACCGGCAAGAAGAGCGCCGCCCTGACGCTCAAGGGCTGGTGGGACATCGAGCAGAACTACGACTACGCGTACGCCGAGGTCTCCACGGACGGCGGCGCCAACTACACGCCGCTGGACGGCACCGCCGACGGCAAGGCGATCCCCCGCGACGGCAGCGACAAGCCCGCGCTCACCGGCACCTCGGACTCCTACAAGGACCTGGTCTTCCCGCTCGACGCCTACGCCGGCAAGAAGATCGACCTGCGCTTCCGCTACCAGACGGACGGCGGGGCGGCCCAGAAGGGCTTCGCCGCCGACGCGATCTCGGTGACCGCCGACGGCACGGCGCTCTTCACGGATGGCGCCGAGGCCGGTGACAACGGCTGGACGGCCAAGGGCTTCTCGCGCATCGGCGCGTCCTTCACCAAGGACTACCCGCGCTACTACATCGCCGAGAACCGCCAGTACGTCTCGTACGACAAGACCCTCCAGACCGGCCCGTACAACTTCGGCTGGGCGTCCACCCGCCCCCAGTGGGTCGAGCACTTCCCGTACCAGAACGGCGTCCTGGTCTGGCTGTGGGACACGTCGCAGCCCGACAACAACGTCGGCCAGCACCCGGGTTACGGGCAGATCCTCCCGGTCGACGCCCACCCGAAGGCCGAGAAGTGGTCGGACGGCAAGCTGATGCGCAACCGCTTCCAGAGCTACGACTCGACCTTCACCGCGCACCGCACGGATGCGCTGACGCTCCACAAGGACGGCAAGGTCACCAAGATCTCGTCGAAGCCCGGCGTGACCGTCTTCGACGACCGCAAGGGCGACTACTACGACGAGTCGAACCCGACCGGTGGCGTGATCGTTGCTGACACCAACACCCGGATCAAGGTCGTCGCGGAGGCCTGGAACGGCTCCACGGTGCTTCTCCAGGTGGGCCCCTCCACCAAGTAATCAGCAAAACCGCAGGTCATAAGCCGGTCGGCCGTCGCCCCCTAGCGGGCGGCGGCCGATCGCGTTTAGATGCATCCTGCGAGTTCTTGTTGACATCGAGTCTTACGGGGAATGCATGCCCATGACTGGAGGAGGCTTCATCAGGCTTCCCGGCGGAAGCGTGGTGGTCGCCCTCGCGTTGCCCAGACCGGGCCGTACCGGGCACCGCGTACGGGTGCTCGTACACGCCGCGAACCGCCAGCGTGCGCTGACGCGGTTGCGGAACCTGGGGCTCCGGGCGGTGTATCTACGCGGTAACACGGAGCCACCGACTCCGGACGAGGTCACGGCTGTCCTGCATCACCCGGACGGGCTGGTGTGGCGTGAGACGCCGGAGGACGATACGGAGTCTTGGCATCCGATACGGGCGCTATTGCGGTGCCGATAGCCGCTGGCGCGGCGGGTGGGGGGTACCGGGCCCGCGCTTCGCGCGGATGCGCGTTTGCTTTGTTTGTGGGGCGGGGGTGCGCAGGGGGCCATCTCCTCGGCGCCTGGAGTGAACCAGTTTGTATCCGTAACCGGGGCTACGGTCGTCCTGCGGGGAGTGTCCCCCTGCACACCCCCTCCCGCCGGTTTGGCGAGTGCGGGCCGGTGGGGGGAGGGAAAAGATGACCTTGGTGCGCGCCCACCCTGTGGTCACGCTCGCGGTGCGTCGGCGCAGGCCGGGCGTCAGCGGGCCGCGTGAGCGGTCGGCCGGGGTTGTTTGTGCAGTTCCCAGCCACGGTGGCGGGAAAGCCGCGAACGGCGCGGGCTCGGGGACACGTAGGGGTCTCCCCGCAGGACGACCGAGACCCCGGTTACGAATGACCACACGGTTGACTCCCGGCGCCGAGGAGTGACCCCTGCGGGGCCCCGAGCCCCCACCCACCGGACAGCCCGCGCAGCACCCGCACCCCCACCAGGCAAACCGCACCCCTCACACAGCGATAACCACCGGCTTCCCGGTCAGCTCGACGCCGGCGCTCCGCATCCGTTCCAGCGCGGCCTCCGTGGTCCCCGGCGCCACCCCGGCCGTAAGGCCGAGCAGCACCCGCGTACGGAACCCCTCCCGCACCGCATCCAGCGCCGTGGCCCGCACGCAGTGGTCCGTGGCCAGCCCGACCACGTCCACCTCGGTCACCCCGTGACCATGCAGCCAGTCCGCCAGAGGGCGGCCGTTCTCGTCCTCGCCCTCGAAGCCGCTGTAAGCGGCAGAGTGCGAACCCTTGGAGAAGACCGCGTCCACCGCCCCGGACGCGAGCGCCGGCGCGAAGTTCGGGTGGAAGCCGCTGCCCTCCGTGCCGGCGACGCAATGCGGGGGCCAGGACGTCTCGTAGTCCGGGCGGGCCGAGAAGTGGTCGCCGGGGTCGATGTGGTGGTCGCGGGTCGCCACGATGTGCCGGTAGCCGCTGCCCGCCGCCTGCCCCACCAGGTCGGTGATGGCGGCGGCCACATCCGCACCTCCTGCCACGGCGAGGCTGCCGCCCTCGCAGAAATCGTTCTGCACGTCTACGACGATCAATGCCCGGTGCATGGTGCGAGCCTTCCGGCTGGGAGGGGTTGGAGGGGGCGCGGAGCGGTGTGACCGAGGGTAGCCACTCTCCGCGCCGAGGGGGAGTGGGCACTGGGAGCACACACGGCCCGCCGAACACCGCCCTGGCGGACCAGGACCCGGCCGACCGCCCGCGCCAGCGGGCACGGCGGACCAGGACCCGGCCGACCGCCCGAGCCAGCGGGCACGGCGGACCAGAACCCGGCCGACCGCCCGCGCCAGCGGGCACCGCACCGTGCGGACTACACCTGCTCGGTCGGCAACACCGCCTCCCCCCGCGACAACTGCGTCGCGGACATCGGCAACCCGTCCCGCGCCGCGATATGCCGCTCCCGCGCCGCGTCCAGCGGCTCACGCGCGACCACCTCACCGCCGCGGACCAGCGGCACCGGCAGCAGGCGGCCGGAGAGTTCCGGCGGTACCGGGCCGGTGCCGACGACCTCGGCCTCGGCGACGCCGTGCTCGTCGAGGCGGCGCGCGGCCCACTTGCGGCCGCCGAGCGACGCCTTGCCGCCCATGGACTTCTTCGCGACCGGCCGCAGCGGCGCGTCCGGCGCGTCGCTCTCGGCGCGGGCGACGAGCTTGTAGACCATCGAGGCGGTGGGGTGCCCGCTGCCGGTGACCAGCTGGGTGCCCACGCCGTACGCGTCGACCGGCGCCGCCGCGAGCGAGGCGATGGCGTACTCGTCCAGGTCGCTGGTCACGACGATTTTCGTGTCGCGGGCGCCCAGCTCGTCCAGCTGCTGGCGCACCCGGTGGGCGAGCAGCAGCAGGTCGCCGGAGTCGACGCGTACGGCACCGAGGCCGGGACCGGCGACCTCCACGGCCGTCCGGACCGCTTCGGTGACGTCGTACGTGTCTACGAGCAGGGTCGTACCGCCGCCGAGCGAGTCGACCTGTGCCTGGAACGCGTCCCGCTCGCTGTCGTGCAGCAGGGTGAAGGAGTGGGCGCTGGTGCCGACGGTGGGGATGTTGTAGCGGAACCCGGCCGCCAGGTCGGACGTGGAGTGGAAGCCGCCCACGTAGGCGGACCGGGCGGCGGCGACCGCCGCGAGCTCGTGCGTGCGGCGGGCGCCCATCTCGATCAGTGGCCGGTCGCCGGCCGCGACGGCCATCCGGGACGCGGCGGCGGCGACCGCGGAGTCGTGGTTGAGGATGGAGAGGATCACCGTCTCCAGGAGGACCGCCTCGGCGAAGGTGCCCTCCACCCGCATGATCGGCGAGCCGGGGAAGTAGACCTCGCCCTCCGGGTAGCCCCAGATGTCGCCGCGGAAGCGGTAGTCGGCCAGCCAGTCCAGGGTGGGGCCATCGAGGATGCCGCGGTCGCGCAGGAAGCCGAGAATCGTTTCGTCGAAGCGGAAGTTCTCCACCGCGTCCAGGACCCGGCCGGTTCCGGCGACGACTCCGTAGCGGCGTCCTTCGGGCAGGCGCCGGGTGAAGACCTCGAAGACCGAGCGGCGGTCGGCGGTCCCGGACCGCAGCGCGGCCTGCAGCATGGTGAGTTCGTACTGGTCGGTGAAGAGCGCAGTCGACGGCACGGCCACCGGCAGCCCCAGGTCTGCTGTGTTCATGGTGAGATGCTACCTCCCATACTCGTCACTCTGACGATTTCCCCGGGCCGTTTGTGCGATGCCCCACCACGGGTGGCAGCATGGACACCGTGAGCGCCGACCCGTCTGCCACCATCGCCCTTCGATCGACGCGCTGCGCGCTCAGCGCCCCCGTGGAGATCGAACGCCCGGAGTCCAGCGAGGCACCCTCCGAGGTGCCGGACCCGGACGTGCCCTGGGTCACGGTGGTCCACAACGACCCCGTCAACCTCATGAGCTACGTGGCGTACGTCTTCGAGACGTACTTCGGCTACTCGAAGGGCAAGGCCAAGCAGCTCATGCTCGATGTCCACCACAAGGGGCGGGCGGTGGTCTCCAGCGGCACCCGCGAGGAAATGGAGCGCGACGTGCAAGCGATGCACGGCTACGGCCTGTGGGCGACCCTCACCCAGGACCGCTGATGGCCGGACACTTCGAACCCCTGCCCGGCGGTGGCGCGGCCGCCCCCCTCGACGAGGTCGAGATCTCCATCCTGCGCAGCCTCGCCGTCCAGCTCATGGAGCTGATCGGACCGGGCGAGGAGGCGCCCGAGGGCGCGGACCCGCTCGCCGCGCTGTTCACGGACGGCCCCAGCGAGCCGCCCTCCGACCCGGCGCTGGCCCGGCTCTTCCCGAACGCGTACGGCGGCCCGGACGAGGTGCCGGACGACGCCACGCACGCCGCCGCCGCCGAGTTCCGCCGCTACACGGAGAACGATCTGCGCGCCCGCAAGCGCGAGGACGCGCTCGCCGTCGTACGGGCCCTGGACGCGCTCGGCCCCGTCGGCGGTAAGGGCGGGGAAGGGGCCGTGGACGGCGCCGTACTGCGCCTGAAGCCGGATGAGTCGCGGCAGTGGCTGGGCGCCCTGAACGACCTCCGGCTGGCCATCGGCACCCGCCTGGAGGTCACCGACGAGGACGAGAGCGGTGAGCTGTTCCGTCTGCCGGACAGCGACCCGCGCAAGCCGATGGTGATGGCGTACCTGTGGCTGGGCGGCCTCCAGGAGAGCCTGATCGAGACGTTGACGGCCTGAGGGAGGGGCGGAAGCGGGTCGGGTTACGGAAGCGGGCCGGTGGTCCGCTTCGCGCTCGGCGTGGTGACGGCGTTCCGCGCCCGCCCTCCCGGCCGGTGATTTTCGTCGCTCCCGGTGCGGTGACCGGGCCCGTCCGCCGGACGGAGCGGGGCCCTCGGCGGGCCGTCCCCGGGCGCCGTCGCCGCGCGTCCGACCCGTGCCGCGTCTGGCATCGGGGCCGTTCCGCGTCCCCGGCGCGACCCGTACGGCGTGGCCCGGGCGCCCGGATCACGCCACCGCTCAACGGACGCTCAAATCCGGATAACGATCGCGTCACCGGCCCTGACTACCCACCGGCCCTTTCCAGCATTTATCCTACTTTTCTTGTGCTCGGCTTCGTGACATCACTGGTAGAGGTGTGCGAGGCCGTGATAGATGTTCACGACCTGCCGTGAGTGACGCCACCCCTGTTGCTCCGGGAGCGCTTGGCCGACCGACCGTCGGCGTGCAGGAACTCCATCCGGGGGGATCGGAACCCGATCCGGACAGACCGGGTCGGAATGGAGAAGGGCGCACCACTCATGACCTCTGTGCAGGTCGAAAAGAAACTCGACGGCAGCGATGCCGCGGGATCTGCCGCCGAAGAGGGTTACCAGCGGGGGCTGGGAAACCGGCAGATCCAGATGATCGCCATTGGTGGCGCCATCGGAACCGGCCTGTTCCTCGGGGCGGGCAAGGCGATCTCGAAGGCAGGACCCAGCATCATCCTGGCCTACGCCATCGTGGGCCTGGTCATCTTCTGCATCATGCGGGCCCTGGGCGAGCTGCTCATGTACCGCCCGGTGTCGGGCTCCTTCTCGGAATACGCCCGCGAATTCCTCGGCCCGTTCATGGGCTTCGTGACCGGCTGGACGTACTGGCTGTTCTGGGTGGTCACCGGCATCACCGAAGTGACTGCAGCTGCCACCTATGTGCAGTACTGGAACAAGGGAATACCCCAGTGGGCGTCCGCCCTGGTCTTCACGGTGGCCCTGTTCGGAATCAATCTGATCTCCGTGAAGCTCTTCGGTGAGCTGGAGTTCTGGTTCTCGATGGTCAAGGTCACCGCGATCATCGGCATGATCCTCATCGGCCTCGGTGTGATCACTCTCGGTTTCTCCGACGCCGGTGACACCGCTTCCTTCACCCTCCTGTGGTCGGACGGCGGATTCTTCCCGAAGGGCATCGGCGGCACGCTGATGACCCTCCAGATCGTGATGTTCGCCTTCCTGGCGGTCGAACTCGTCGGTGTCACCGCGGGCGAGGCCACCAACCCGAAGAAGGTCCTGCCCAAGGCGATCAACACCGTGCCGTGGCGCATCGGCCTCTTCTACATCGGCGCGCTGATCATCATCCTGTCCGTCGTCAGCTGGACCGTCTTCAAGCCGGGCGTGAGCCCGTTCGTCGCGGCCTTCCAGCAGATCGGCCTGCCGGCCGGCGCGGCCATCGTCAACTTCGTCGTACTGACGGCGGCGCTGTCCTCGGCCAACTCCGGCATGTACTCGACCGGCCGGATGCTGCGCGACCTGGCGCTCAACGGCCAGGGGCCGAAGCTGTTCACCCGCCTGAGCAAGAACGGCCTGCCGACCTGGGGCACCGGTGTCTCCGTCGCGATGATGCTGTTCGGCGTGTGGATCAACTACCAGTGGCCGGGCAAGGCGTTCGACCTGGTGGTCTCCTTCGCGACGATCTCCGGTATGTGGGCCTGGATCATGATCCTGCTGTCCCAGCTGCGCTACCGGGCCAAGGCCAACCGCGGCGAGCTGCCGCAGTCCGAGTTCAAGGCGCCCGGCGCCCCGTACACCTCGATCTTCGCGCTGGCCTTCATCGGCATGGTCATCGTGATGATGGGGGTGGACCCGGACGCCCGGGTCTCGCTGTACGCGGCACCGTTCTGGGCGCTGGTCCTGGGCGTCAGCTACCTGGTGCTCAAGGCGCGCAACCCGGAGTCGTTCGCCCGGTCGGCCGCTACCGCTGTGGGGGCGGATGCGACCGCGCGGGACGGCGGAAAGGGCACCGCGAAGGGCGCCACGAAGGGCTGAGGACAGGGCCGAGGACGGCCCGTCCCGACGGGCCGCCGAGGCCGCTGTCCAGCATGCGGGCCGATCCGTACCGACCTCCGGTACGGGTCGGCCCGCCTGCTTATTCTTGGCCCCATGCTGACCCTTACCAAGGCCCTGTACGACCAGATCGTGGAACACGCCCGCAAGGACCACCCGGACGAAGCGTGCGGCATGGTCGCGGGCCCGGCCGGCAGCGGACGCGCCGAGCGGTTCATCCCGATGCTCAACGCCGCCCGCTCGCCCACCTTCTACGAGTTCGACTCCCAGGACCTGCTCAAGCTCTACCGCGAGCTGGACGACCGGGACGAGGAACCGGTGATCATCTACCACTCGCACACCGCGACCGAGGCCTACCCGTCCCGTACGGACATCTCCTACGCGAACGAGCCCGGCGCGCACTACGTCCTGGTCTCCACCGCCGACACCGACGACGCGGGCCCCTTCCAGTTCCGCTCGTTCCGGATCGTGGACGGAGTGGTCACGGAGGAAGACGTCGAGGTCGTCGACGCGTACTGACGCCGGGCCGGCGAGCCGTACGGACCACCGCGGCGGCGGGCGCCGTCCGCGCACCTGACACACTGTGCCGCATCACCCTCGGGCGGCAGGACCCAGGAACCCGGTGCGAATCCGGGACGGTCCCGCCACTGTGACCGGGCCGCCGTACGGCCCGGGAGCCAGGAACTGACCTGCCGCCCTCAGCACACCGACCAGGGGACGCGGATCCCCCGGAGGAGGCACGGCCATGTCCAGGTCCCATCGCGCCCTGCGCGCGCTCATCCCGGCGGCGGTCCTGCTGCCGCTCGCCGCCTGCGGCAGCGGCGGCGACGACGGCAAGGCGCCCGACGGGGCCGGGACCAAGGCGGCCGGCTTCCCGTACACCGTCACCAACTGCGGCGTACGCACCACCTTCCAGGCACCGCCGCGGCGCGCGGTGACCATGAACCAGCACACCACCGAGATCATGCTCGCCCTCGGCCTCAAGGACCGGCTCGCGGGCACCGCCTATCTCGACGACAAGGTGCTGCCGCAGTACGAGAAGGACTACAAGAGCGTCAAGGTACTCGCCAAGGAGTACCCGTCGTACGAGACGCTGCTCGGCGCCAACCCCGACTTCGTCTACGGCGGGTACGCCAGCGCCTTCGACAAGGGCGAGGGCCGCGAGCGGGCGGCCCTGGAGAAGTCCGGCATCAAGACCCGCCTGAACATCGAGTACTGCTCCCAGGGCAAGACCGGCGTGCAGCAGCTCGCCCAGGAGATCCGCGAGGTCGGCGCGACCTTCGGCGTACGGGACCGGGCCGAGGCCCTGGTCAAGAAGGCCGAGACGACGATCGACGCCACCAAGGACAAGCTCAAGGGCGTCGCCCCGGTCCCCGTCTTCGTCTACGACAGCGGCGACACCGCCGTGCACACCGCGGGCGGCAAGGGCATCGGCAACGAGATCATCTCCCTCGCCGGCGGCCGCAACGTCTTCGCGGACCAGGGCCGGACCTTCACCGACGTGTCCTGGGAGCAGATCGTCGACCGCAAGCCCGAGATCATCGTGATCTACGACTACGGCGGCACCACCGTCGAGGCGAAGAAGAAGCGGCTGCTGGACGACCCGGCGCTCCAGGACGTACCGGCCGTCAAGAACAAGCGGTTCGCGGTGCTGCCACTGTCCAGCGCGGTGCTCGGCGTGCGCGTGCCGGACGCGGTCCGGTCGCTGGCCGGACAGCTGCACCCGGACGCCTTCAAGTAGCCCGCGGTGACCTGCGAGACCGCGCCGCCGCCGCGCCGGCTGCGCTACACCCTCGTACTGGCCGTCCTGCTCGCCGCGCTGCTCGCGGCGGGGCTGGCCGGCCTCGTCCTCGGCTCCGTCAACATCCCGCCCGGCGACGTGCTGCGCATCCTGTCCGGGGACGCGCCGCCCGGCCCGTACCCGACCATCGTGCTCGACGTCCGGCTGCCGCGCGTGCTGCTCGGCGCCGTCGTCGGCGCGGGGCTGGCCGTCCTCGGCACCGTCCTCCAGGCGCTGGTCCGCAACCCGCTCGCCGACCCGTTCCTGCTCGGCGTCTCCTCGGGGGCCTCGACCGGCGCCGTCATGGTCGTCGTGCTGGGCGTCGGCAGCGGCGTGGCCACCACCGTCTCCATGCCGCTGGGCGCCTTCGTGGGCTCGCTCGCCGCGCTGATCGCCGTGTACGCGATGGCGCGGCGCGGCGGCACCATGACCACCGGGCGGCTGGTGCTGGCCGGCGTCGCGGTGCAGTACATCCTGTCCGCGCTCACCAGCCTCGTCCTGGTCACCGCGGCCGAGGCCGAGCACCTGCGGGCGATCATGTTCTGGACGCTCGGCGGCCTCGGCCAGGCCCGCTGGAACACGCTGTGGCTGCCCGCCGCCGTCCTGCTCGCCGGGCTCGCGCTGCTGCTCACCCTCGCCCGGCCGCTGGACCTGCTGCTGGTGGGGGAGGAGGGCGCCACCGTCCTCGGCCTGGACACCGGCCGCTTCCGCGCCGCCGTCTTCGTCCTCGCGTCGCTGGTCACCGGCGTGCTCGTGGCGGCCAGCGGCTCGATCGGCTTCGTCGGCCTGATGGTGCCGCACGCCGTACGGATGCTCGTCGGCGCCTCGCACCGCGCCCTGCTGCCCGTCGCGGCGCTGGCGGGCGCGGTCTTCGTCGTCCTCGCCGACCTGCTGGCCCGTACGGTCGCGGGCTCCCAGGAGATCCCGGTCGGGGTGATCACGGCGCTGGCCGGCGGACCGTTCTTCCTGTGGCTGCTGCGCCGCACGACACGTACGGAAGGGAGCACCGGATGACGGAGCACCGGATGACGGAGCACCGGATGGCGGAGCACCGGATGGCGGAGCACCGGAGCACGGGGCACCAGGTGAGTGGCCGGACCACGGACGCGGTTCCCGCCCCCGTCCCCGTCTCCGTACCCGGGCCCGGCCCCGCGCCCGCCCCCGCCGAGCTGCGGGCCGAGGGCCTGTCGTACGGCATCGACGGCCGCCACCTGGTCGACGGCGCCGATCTGTACGTCGGCCCCGGGGAGACGGTGGGCCTCGTCGGCCCCAACGGCAGCGGCAAGACCACCCTGCTGCGCTGCGTCTACGGCACCCTCGCCCCCACCCACGGCCGGCTCACCCTCGACGGGCGGGACCTGGCCGGGTTCTCCGCCAAGGAGCGGGCCCGGCGCATCGCCACCGTCCCGCAGGACGGCGGCGCCGCGTTCGAACTGACCGTGCGCGAGATCGTCGCCATGGGCCGCTCCCCGCACAAGCGCTTCTGGGAGACCGACTCGGCGGCCGATGCCGCGCTCGTCGACCAGGCGCTGGCCCGGGTGGGCGCCGCGGCGCTGCACGACCGTTCCTTCGCCGCGCTCTCGGGCGGCGAGCGGCAGCGCGTCCTGGTCGCGCGGGCCCTCGTGCAGCAGCCGTCGCTGCTCGTCCTCGACGAGCCGACCAACCACCTCGACATCCGCTACCAGCTCGACGTCCTCTCCCTCGTGACCGGCCTCGGCACCAGCGCCCTGCTCGCGCTACACGACCTCAACCTCGCCGCGTACTACTGCGACCGCCTGTACGTGCTGCGCGCCGGCCGCGTCGTCGCCCACGGCACGCCGCACGAGATCCTCACACCCGAGCTGCTGGCCGACGTGTACGGGGTGGCGGCGGAGGTCGGCGTGCATCCGGTGACGGGGGCGCCGACGGTGGTGTATCTGCCGCCGGGTGCGGGTGCGGGTGCGGGTGCGGGTGCGGGTGCGGATGCGGATGCGGATGCGGAAGTGGAAGTGGAGGCGGACGCGGGCGAGGGTGCGGACGGGGACGCTGCCGAGGAGGTGCGGCGGTGAGCGCGCAGGGGGAGGCGGCCGCCCAGGACGGCCCGCTCGCCGCCCTCGCCGCCCTCGCCGCGCACGGCCCCCGCTACCGCCTCGGGCTCGGCGCCCCGCCGCCCGGCGCGCCCGGCTGGCTCGCCGCCGACCGCCTGCTCGACCCGTACGGCCCGGAACTGTCCCACCTGCTGGACACCGAACACCGCGGCAGCGGCCACCGCACCGCCCACGCCGCCGCCCTCACCCTCATCGCGGTCTACGCGGGCCGGGTGACGGCGGCGGCCGTGCTGCACTGGGCGCTGACCGGGCGCGTTCTGGACGTGCGGCCCGGGAACGTGTGGCTGCGGCCGGACCCCGGGCACGGCATCGCGGAGGTGCGGCTGCGGGCGTTCCGCATGCTGGATGAGGCGGACGGGCCGGACGAGCGTGAGACCACGGTCCAACACGCCGTCCTCACCCAGCATTTGCTCCCCCTGGCCGACGCTCTGCGGGAGCGCACCCGGGCCGGGCTGCGGCAGTTGCGCGGGGGAGTGGCGCACGGCTGCGCGACCGCCCTCGGCGCCTCCCGCGCAGCCCCGGAACTGCTGGCCCGCCGCTGGTCCGCCTTCCTGGACGGCGCGCCCGGCGGACTCGCCGCACTGGGCGATGTGGCCACCGTCACACGGTCCGACGGTACCCGGCGTCTGGTGTACCTCCGCCGGACCTGCTGCCTCTTCCATACGAGCGCCGAAGCCGTACGCTGTGCCAGCTGCTGCCTGACCAGCAGGGAAGCCCGTATCGCGGCGTACGAGGGGCGCTCCTGATCCGTACTCCGGTCGCGCGGCGTCCCACCAGGTGTGCGGCAACCGTCCGGATCGCAAGACGAGGTTCCAGTAGCCGGACCGGGAATCGATACGATGACCGCATGGTTTTCCACGACGTGAGCGAGAAGACGCCGGGCATGTTGCTTGTGGCGCGGCTGCACGTCGACCTGTGCCGCCTAGCCAGCGCCATCTGTCCGAAGCGCGCTGTCGCCTGACGCCGCCGGACACCGGCCGCGCGGCGGCCGCGGCGCGCGGCACGCCTACGTGCCTGTGCGCCCATCCGCGCTCTCCCGCACAGCGCCATCCGCGACGCACGCCCGAGCCTGCGCCGCGCGCACGCCCATCCCGCACGCCCCGCCCTCCCACAGGAGCACTCATGGCCATCGAGGTCCGTATCCCGACCATCCTCCGCACCTACACCGACGGCCAGAAGGCCGTCGAGGGCAGCGGGGACACGCTCGCCGACCTCTTCGCCGACCTGGAGAGCCGCCACACCGGCATCCGTGAGCGCCTCGTCGACGGCGGCCAGCTGCGCCGCTTCGTGAACGTCTACCTCAACGACGAGGACGTGCGCTTCCTGGAGGGCATCTCCACCAAGCTCAG encodes:
- a CDS encoding MoaD/ThiS family protein, with amino-acid sequence MAIEVRIPTILRTYTDGQKAVEGSGDTLADLFADLESRHTGIRERLVDGGQLRRFVNVYLNDEDVRFLEGISTKLSDGDSVTILPAVAGGSGMSDDPRDQR